From Calditrichota bacterium, one genomic window encodes:
- a CDS encoding MoxR family ATPase produces the protein MSDDVKTVQKISKSYKQIVSELSKVIVGQDDIIEKLLISLYAKGHCMLIGVPGLAKTLIIKTLGEILGLDFARIQFTPDLMPSDITGAEILEEDRSTGKKAFRFMKGPIFANIILADEINRTPPKTQSALLEAMQEYNVTTAGETFALEEPFFVLATQNPIEQEGTYPLPEAQLDRFMFSLWLDYPKFEEEVEIVKRTTAVQKTNIESSISKKDILKFQKIIKDIPVADNTVDYAVKLVSATRKGSPYSDEKLAEWIRWGAGPRASQYLILGAKVRAVLHNRFAPEIEDVKAIADSVLRHRIVTSFSAEAEGVSIEDIISHIIAKID, from the coding sequence ATGTCTGATGATGTAAAAACGGTTCAAAAAATTTCCAAGAGTTATAAACAAATTGTTTCGGAACTTAGCAAAGTTATTGTTGGGCAGGATGATATAATTGAAAAATTGCTTATCTCGCTCTATGCAAAAGGGCATTGTATGTTGATTGGAGTTCCCGGGTTGGCAAAAACTTTGATCATTAAAACCCTAGGTGAAATACTGGGATTGGATTTTGCGCGCATACAGTTTACGCCAGACCTAATGCCAAGTGATATAACAGGTGCAGAAATTTTGGAAGAAGATCGTTCCACAGGAAAAAAAGCATTCCGCTTTATGAAAGGGCCGATCTTTGCAAACATTATTCTGGCAGATGAAATAAACAGAACCCCACCAAAAACACAATCTGCTTTATTGGAAGCTATGCAGGAGTATAATGTTACCACGGCAGGTGAAACTTTTGCTTTGGAAGAACCCTTTTTTGTTTTGGCAACGCAAAACCCCATTGAACAGGAAGGAACTTACCCATTGCCGGAAGCACAGCTTGACAGGTTTATGTTTAGCCTTTGGCTCGATTATCCTAAGTTTGAAGAGGAAGTTGAAATTGTTAAAAGAACCACCGCCGTTCAAAAAACAAATATTGAATCAAGCATAAGCAAAAAAGATATCCTGAAATTTCAAAAAATAATCAAAGATATACCGGTTGCTGATAATACAGTTGATTATGCTGTAAAATTAGTGAGCGCTACTCGCAAAGGCTCACCATATTCCGATGAAAAACTTGCTGAGTGGATCCGCTGGGGAGCCGGGCCGCGTGCATCACAATATCTAATTTTAGGGGCAAAGGTCAGGGCAGTGTTACATAACCGTTTTGCACCGGAAATTGAAGATGTCAAAGCCATTGCAGACTCTGTTTTGAGGCATCGTATTGTAACTTCTTTTAGTGCAGAAGCAGAGGGTGTGAGTATTGAGGATATCATTTCCCATATAATTGCAAAGATTGATTGA
- the rlmN gene encoding 23S rRNA (adenine(2503)-C(2))-methyltransferase RlmN: MKKSILDCSIIELTEYLASINEPSFRANQIFEGIYAQNKISFEEFTTLPLNTRQKLAENFYLRTLEKVEEITSTFDNTQKFLWKLIDGYKIESVIITENKRTTFCISSQVGCALDCKFCATGKMGILRNLTPGEIVEQVLLMQEKIGQKPTNIVYMGMGEPMLNYDSVIQAADILTAPKGLGLGKRRITISTSGVIPGIKRFTKEKQPYSLAISLNSIDDKIREKIMPISKKYPINDLMDAARDYTEQLNKLITFEYVLLDKFNASKEDAKKLVQLTHRIPCKINVIPCNSDEPDYQPPSKEKVQIFEQHINERSRRITLRKRKGWEIKAACGQLYAENVKKKRQ, translated from the coding sequence ATGAAAAAATCAATACTCGATTGCAGCATAATTGAACTAACTGAATACCTGGCCTCGATTAATGAACCTTCATTCCGGGCAAACCAAATTTTTGAGGGTATTTACGCTCAAAATAAAATTAGTTTTGAAGAGTTCACCACACTCCCGCTTAATACACGTCAAAAACTAGCAGAAAATTTTTACCTGCGTACTTTAGAAAAAGTTGAAGAAATAACCTCAACCTTTGATAATACACAAAAGTTCCTTTGGAAATTAATAGATGGTTATAAAATTGAAAGTGTAATAATTACCGAAAACAAGCGAACTACCTTTTGCATTTCATCCCAGGTGGGCTGTGCATTGGATTGCAAATTTTGTGCGACAGGTAAAATGGGTATTCTACGTAATCTTACTCCCGGCGAGATTGTTGAACAGGTATTGCTAATGCAGGAAAAGATTGGCCAAAAGCCGACAAATATCGTTTATATGGGCATGGGAGAACCAATGCTGAATTACGATTCGGTTATTCAGGCTGCTGATATTTTAACAGCTCCCAAAGGCCTTGGCTTGGGTAAAAGGCGGATCACTATTTCCACAAGCGGCGTCATTCCCGGTATAAAACGTTTCACAAAAGAAAAACAGCCATACTCACTGGCTATATCATTAAATAGCATTGATGATAAAATTCGTGAAAAAATTATGCCTATTTCAAAAAAATATCCGATAAATGATCTTATGGATGCGGCCCGGGATTACACTGAGCAGCTAAATAAATTAATAACCTTTGAATATGTCTTACTGGACAAGTTTAATGCCTCAAAGGAAGATGCTAAAAAGCTGGTTCAATTAACCCATAGAATACCATGCAAAATAAATGTAATACCCTGTAATTCTGACGAGCCGGATTATCAGCCTCCTTCAAAAGAGAAGGTGCAAATATTTGAGCAACATATAAATGAAAGAAGCCGCAGGATAACACTTCGTAAAAGAAAAGGCTGGGAAATAAAGGCTGCATGTGGCCAATTGTATGCAGAAAATGTAAAAAAGAAACGACAATAA
- a CDS encoding adenylate kinase has protein sequence MFLILFGAPGVGKGTQAEKICAEYNIPQISTGEMLRAAIKEGTDLGKKAKILMDKGQLVPDDVIMGIIDERIKNDDCKNGFILDGFPRTIRQAEEFTAMLEKHDIPEFTCVEIYVPNEAILERLLARGREDDSKETILNRLEVYQAQTAPVKEYYQKARKFFSVDGNKSIDEVFNEIKNLAIN, from the coding sequence ATGTTTTTGATTTTATTTGGCGCTCCTGGTGTAGGAAAAGGAACCCAAGCGGAAAAAATTTGTGCTGAATACAATATCCCTCAAATATCAACCGGAGAAATGTTAAGAGCAGCCATTAAAGAAGGTACTGACTTAGGAAAAAAAGCTAAAATACTTATGGATAAAGGCCAGCTTGTTCCTGATGATGTAATTATGGGAATTATTGATGAAAGAATTAAAAACGATGATTGCAAAAATGGATTTATCCTAGATGGTTTTCCAAGAACCATCCGCCAGGCCGAAGAATTTACAGCAATGTTAGAAAAACATGATATTCCTGAATTTACTTGTGTCGAAATTTATGTTCCTAATGAAGCAATTTTAGAACGGCTTTTAGCAAGAGGACGTGAAGACGATTCAAAAGAAACTATTTTAAACAGATTGGAAGTTTATCAGGCACAAACAGCACCAGTGAAAGAATATTATCAGAAAGCACGAAAATTCTTTTCAGTAGATGGGAACAAATCTATTGATGAAGTATTCAATGAAATCAAAAATCTGGCAATAAATTAA
- a CDS encoding SpoIIE family protein phosphatase — MKKIQVPSKLLLIISVLLGLATFVFDYLKFESSLGFPQWQYVHEVLTLVIIVFFYGYVKNLAFIKQEKLSITLKNFIKLLTGLYLWALIFKFFMNPSYSAAFPPVPDTLSSLIYSNLASISSILFLVPMIILVKNLIYFKQRSRTRIYTILALISTVITMTLSVVFQAPLSETTGNGIYVSTSLVVTLIFYALLGTNNTWITYLSRKEKYTYFLVSVVLVWIIIILYGFAFLDSVAAHSISLDSFTNLAWYFLTIYALFSSITFLFHLPTARVFDRKMKEVSSLHQLGRVISAEFNSEKLVDIVTGMTTEVIESNHTWIELYDEKRDNLFVAAADNLDVNDLESFNNHSIHEIGLKLIETKQPITLNNITKNGEYASIKKWRKDIGSLAAAPLIDAAGKVLGIIFATKSYEFGFDPDDLKMLEAYANQAAIALENAKLVKNSLERERLEQELQIAREVQMRLLPQKVPSSGNLKIDTLTITAYEVGGDYYDFFPTKENNLGLIIGDVSGKGTSAAFYMAETKGIIQSITRNYYSPYDILVNTNTILFDSLEKKSFITLLVAQIDYKKQLLRFARGGHCPVLHYRAKEQETDFLQPSGIAIGLDNGEVFDTTLKEEKVKLADDDILAFYTDGLSEAMNKENDEFGDERLGEIIKNNAHLEVDALKEKVIDEILAFLDGQNLHDDLTLVLVKC, encoded by the coding sequence ATGAAAAAAATACAAGTCCCATCTAAACTACTTCTTATCATAAGTGTTTTACTTGGCCTTGCAACGTTCGTTTTTGACTACCTAAAATTTGAAAGTTCACTTGGTTTTCCACAATGGCAATATGTACATGAAGTACTTACTCTTGTTATTATTGTCTTCTTTTATGGCTATGTTAAAAACCTTGCTTTTATCAAGCAGGAAAAGCTTTCCATTACACTTAAAAATTTCATAAAGCTTTTAACAGGATTATATCTCTGGGCGCTGATTTTTAAGTTTTTCATGAACCCCAGCTATTCTGCTGCATTTCCTCCGGTTCCTGATACACTATCTTCTTTAATATATAGTAACCTGGCTTCAATTAGTTCTATCTTGTTCCTGGTTCCGATGATTATTTTGGTTAAAAATCTAATCTATTTTAAACAACGGAGCCGAACCAGAATATATACTATTCTAGCACTAATCAGTACTGTAATTACGATGACATTGTCTGTGGTTTTCCAGGCACCCCTTAGCGAAACAACCGGAAATGGCATTTATGTATCAACATCACTTGTGGTTACGTTGATATTTTATGCACTTCTTGGAACTAATAATACCTGGATTACTTATTTATCGAGAAAAGAAAAATACACATATTTTTTGGTTTCAGTTGTTTTGGTGTGGATCATTATAATACTATACGGTTTTGCCTTTTTAGATTCAGTTGCTGCTCACAGTATTTCATTAGATTCTTTCACTAACCTGGCCTGGTATTTCCTGACGATTTATGCCTTGTTTTCAAGTATAACTTTTTTATTTCATCTACCAACAGCACGTGTTTTTGATCGAAAGATGAAAGAAGTTAGTTCATTACATCAGCTAGGGCGTGTAATTTCTGCAGAGTTTAATTCAGAAAAGCTGGTTGATATTGTTACAGGAATGACCACAGAAGTAATCGAATCAAATCACACATGGATTGAACTTTATGATGAAAAACGGGATAACCTCTTTGTAGCCGCTGCCGATAATCTGGATGTAAATGATCTTGAATCTTTCAACAACCACAGCATTCATGAAATAGGATTGAAGCTAATAGAGACAAAACAGCCAATAACCCTTAATAACATTACAAAAAATGGTGAGTATGCTTCTATAAAAAAATGGCGTAAGGACATTGGTTCCCTTGCTGCTGCTCCTTTAATTGATGCCGCAGGTAAAGTGCTTGGAATTATATTTGCTACCAAATCATACGAGTTTGGATTTGATCCGGATGATTTAAAAATGTTAGAAGCATATGCGAACCAGGCAGCTATTGCTCTGGAAAATGCAAAATTGGTTAAAAACTCACTGGAGCGTGAAAGACTTGAGCAAGAACTGCAAATTGCCCGAGAAGTACAGATGCGTCTGTTACCTCAAAAAGTACCATCATCCGGTAATTTAAAAATTGATACCCTAACAATTACGGCCTATGAAGTAGGTGGAGATTATTATGACTTTTTCCCAACAAAAGAAAATAATCTTGGGTTGATTATTGGTGATGTTAGCGGGAAAGGCACATCGGCGGCATTTTATATGGCCGAAACAAAAGGAATAATTCAATCGATAACGAGAAACTATTATTCACCTTATGACATTCTTGTAAATACAAATACGATCCTTTTTGATTCCCTTGAAAAAAAATCCTTTATAACTCTACTTGTAGCTCAAATCGATTATAAAAAGCAATTACTACGCTTTGCCCGTGGTGGCCATTGCCCCGTTTTGCATTATAGAGCTAAAGAACAGGAAACAGATTTTCTTCAACCGTCCGGAATTGCTATTGGCCTGGATAATGGTGAAGTATTTGATACGACATTAAAAGAAGAGAAAGTAAAACTGGCAGATGATGATATCTTAGCTTTTTACACAGATGGCCTCTCTGAAGCAATGAATAAAGAAAATGATGAATTTGGGGATGAAAGATTAGGCGAAATAATAAAAAACAATGCACACCTGGAAGTTGATGCATTAAAAGAAAAGGTTATTGATGAAATATTAGCTTTTCTTGATGGTCAAAATTTACATGATGACCTTACTTTGGTTTTAGTAAAATGTTGA
- a CDS encoding STAS domain-containing protein has product MSGFDVSRSDKSEISVLYLSGFLDAHTTPKFEDGLQSLIKENRVKIIVNLKDLDYISSAGLGVFMGFIEEIREKGGDIKLSNLSQKVFKVFDLLGFPALYEIFDEEAEATEKFSETK; this is encoded by the coding sequence ATGAGCGGATTTGATGTTAGCCGGAGTGACAAAAGCGAAATATCCGTATTGTATTTAAGCGGTTTTTTGGATGCACACACAACACCTAAATTTGAAGATGGTTTGCAATCCTTGATAAAGGAAAACCGTGTTAAAATAATTGTAAACCTAAAAGACCTGGATTATATCAGCAGCGCCGGTTTAGGTGTTTTTATGGGCTTTATTGAAGAAATACGAGAAAAAGGTGGCGATATTAAACTGTCAAACCTTTCCCAAAAAGTATTTAAGGTTTTTGATTTACTTGGTTTTCCTGCCCTTTATGAAATATTTGATGAAGAAGCAGAAGCCACAGAAAAATTTAGTGAAACCAAATAA
- a CDS encoding ATP-binding protein, producing MKKMRKYRYKIRFPSRTDNLEVVRDFVHRLALKAGFVEEGADQISLAVDEACTNVIKHAHNYNSRRMIDLSVNYDEQKFEIVITDKGKGFDPKTLQKPDLSKYIHEAKMGGLGIHLMKTLMDEVNYSFNPGIKNQVSLIKYIKTAA from the coding sequence ATGAAAAAAATGAGAAAATACAGATATAAAATCCGCTTCCCAAGCAGAACAGACAATCTCGAAGTTGTTCGTGATTTTGTACACCGGCTGGCCCTAAAAGCAGGGTTTGTAGAAGAAGGTGCTGATCAAATCTCTTTAGCGGTTGATGAGGCATGTACAAATGTTATCAAACATGCGCATAATTATAATTCCAGGCGTATGATTGACCTTTCTGTTAATTATGATGAGCAGAAATTTGAAATAGTTATTACAGATAAAGGCAAAGGTTTTGATCCTAAGACACTTCAAAAACCGGATTTATCAAAATATATCCATGAGGCAAAAATGGGTGGCTTGGGTATTCATTTGATGAAGACTTTGATGGATGAAGTTAATTATTCGTTTAATCCTGGAATAAAGAACCAGGTATCCTTAATAAAATACATTAAAACCGCGGCCTGA
- a CDS encoding SpoIIE family protein phosphatase yields the protein MSDFLNSFRLRNEANLDMDQMDPKHLELSSLFEFSQTLNSSLDIKSILDSLLFVPMGRLMVGKGLILLSHDDETCKIATVKGIPDELINSEIEFSNKPSEAFQINNIEELKNYPKIFSDFKIKLVIPIKSMNKISGMILLGPKLLGKDFTEDEIFFLSSIGNIAAPAIENARVFEQLNSVNFKLDQKVQELNTLFEIGNELNRVFELDEILKRLSFSLMGQMLINQFFVILKNGENHLKTVYKKGSSFTDENIKQCIDSGFESNEFKKPLLVDTLSVKEKKVFDELGVKTIVPMVLQDKVRGYIFLGPKLNKTEFSKSDVEFLATLANIAIISIENAHLFQETLEKKRLEEELNVAKGIQAKLLPSNMPQVDRFDIHGHNIPSKQVGGDYFDILVINENEIIFTIADVSGKGMPASLLMSNLQAGLHTLHKEDYSLSEITFRLNNLIFRNTSIEKYITFFISKLNLKENTISFVNAGHNPPYLFCNEGKYEELTKGGIILGMMENVAYETGELPMEPGCCLTMFTDGVTEAMSPDDIPFDEFRVIDFFIKEMSGYNSEKLNFKLIELLYDFAGDPTKDDDVTILTVRRNN from the coding sequence ATGAGTGATTTTTTAAATAGTTTTCGATTGAGAAATGAAGCAAATCTTGATATGGATCAGATGGACCCAAAACATCTTGAACTATCTTCATTATTTGAATTCAGCCAAACCTTAAACTCATCACTTGATATTAAATCAATTCTGGACAGCTTGCTTTTTGTACCAATGGGTCGGTTAATGGTTGGCAAAGGTTTAATCCTTTTATCTCATGATGATGAAACATGTAAAATTGCTACAGTAAAAGGAATCCCTGATGAATTAATCAACTCTGAAATAGAATTTAGCAATAAACCCTCAGAAGCTTTTCAGATCAACAATATTGAAGAATTAAAAAACTATCCTAAAATATTTTCCGATTTTAAAATAAAACTTGTCATACCTATAAAATCGATGAATAAAATTAGTGGCATGATTTTACTTGGGCCAAAACTTTTAGGCAAAGATTTTACCGAAGATGAAATATTTTTTCTCTCCTCAATTGGCAATATAGCTGCTCCGGCAATTGAAAATGCGCGCGTGTTTGAACAACTCAATTCTGTTAATTTTAAGCTGGATCAAAAAGTTCAGGAGTTAAATACCCTTTTTGAAATTGGCAATGAATTAAATCGCGTTTTTGAGTTAGATGAAATTTTAAAACGCCTATCTTTTTCTTTAATGGGCCAAATGCTTATTAACCAGTTTTTTGTAATTCTGAAAAATGGGGAAAATCATTTAAAAACAGTTTATAAAAAAGGTTCATCATTTACAGATGAAAACATTAAGCAATGTATAGATTCCGGTTTCGAAAGTAACGAGTTTAAAAAACCATTATTAGTTGATACTTTATCAGTAAAAGAAAAAAAAGTTTTTGATGAACTTGGAGTAAAAACAATTGTCCCTATGGTTTTACAGGATAAAGTACGCGGCTATATTTTCCTGGGACCAAAACTTAATAAAACAGAGTTTTCCAAATCAGATGTGGAGTTTTTAGCGACATTGGCAAATATCGCGATTATATCCATAGAGAATGCACATCTGTTTCAGGAAACCCTGGAGAAAAAAAGGCTGGAAGAAGAGCTGAATGTAGCAAAAGGAATTCAGGCAAAATTACTACCATCTAACATGCCCCAGGTAGATCGTTTTGATATTCACGGCCATAATATTCCAAGTAAACAAGTCGGCGGGGATTATTTTGATATTTTGGTAATTAATGAAAATGAAATCATATTTACGATTGCAGACGTTTCCGGAAAAGGAATGCCCGCGTCGCTGCTAATGTCAAATCTACAAGCTGGATTGCATACCTTGCACAAGGAAGACTATTCCCTCTCAGAAATTACATTTCGGTTAAATAACCTGATTTTCAGAAATACGAGTATTGAAAAGTACATTACATTTTTTATTTCCAAGTTAAACTTAAAAGAGAACACTATTAGTTTTGTAAATGCTGGACACAATCCGCCATACCTTTTTTGCAATGAAGGAAAATATGAGGAGCTGACGAAAGGTGGGATAATTTTAGGGATGATGGAAAATGTAGCCTATGAAACGGGTGAATTACCTATGGAGCCGGGCTGTTGTTTAACAATGTTTACCGATGGAGTTACTGAAGCAATGAGCCCTGATGATATCCCTTTTGATGAATTCCGGGTAATTGATTTTTTTATAAAAGAAATGTCTGGTTACAATTCCGAAAAGTTAAACTTCAAATTAATTGAACTACTTTACGATTTTGCCGGTGATCCCACAAAAGACGATGATGTTACGATTCTAACTGTCCGCCGAAATAATTAG
- a CDS encoding SpoIIE family protein phosphatase, with protein MNIIFILKVIIGFIIYGLLYFGLFSLLNGKFENPHVIAFSIVILINLIFDRILRNYYSHYLQAPFRFLRLEQKQILERLVQNLVGSIRYQEAKKLLFEAFGKLLTETPQAFYLWDNDHYYLSHYAQIKNGRALPVTIDCSYFENMDLQTEHLNLEKDLSLPQIKVNAFNSEGLSEIFTFPGHSHLFAFMLTTRDAKKLLKREPINKAFKRVQKKAGLVLENTGLFIDLEKRNFEIKKLIEVSQKVLSSLDTQTILDFILDALATLISYDAAVIFLLDEDGESLKSTSSRGYENVNPDILKLKVGQGSAGFVVQTKNIDLIANVTDAEHYCAARKETVSQVALPFLFDGSVLGVLTLESDEEDFFKQNEVEILKMFANLVAVSIHNARQVEIRLAKQAFEHELINAATVQKGLLLRRLPRIDNLAITAENTPSKIVSGDLYDFRKINENALGVAIGDVAGKGAPAALMMTLVLAGFRSQNKTDSTTCDVVNHMNDLLTQTTIEGKYTTFFYGIIRMDLNKIIFTNAGHNAPILLRKNGEVKYLNKGGIVLGFMDSQYYEQEEVDFDEGDIFIAFTDGVTEIMDANENEFGENRIIEIIKKHKEKSVHDIKAALYESLGSFSNFKLNADDLTLIIAKHE; from the coding sequence TTGAATATTATTTTCATTTTAAAAGTAATTATTGGATTTATTATTTATGGCCTGCTCTATTTTGGGCTATTCAGTTTGTTAAATGGCAAGTTTGAAAATCCCCATGTTATTGCTTTCTCTATTGTTATTCTTATAAACCTTATTTTTGACCGTATTCTAAGAAACTATTACAGCCACTATCTGCAAGCCCCTTTCCGGTTCCTTCGCCTTGAGCAAAAACAAATTCTTGAAAGATTAGTCCAAAATCTTGTGGGTTCCATCCGCTATCAGGAAGCCAAGAAACTACTTTTTGAGGCATTCGGAAAATTGCTGACAGAAACCCCACAGGCATTCTATTTATGGGATAATGACCACTATTATTTATCTCATTATGCCCAAATCAAAAATGGAAGAGCCCTGCCCGTTACAATAGATTGCTCATATTTTGAAAATATGGATCTACAAACAGAACATCTTAATCTTGAAAAAGACTTATCATTGCCACAGATAAAAGTAAATGCCTTTAATTCTGAAGGTCTTTCAGAGATTTTTACTTTCCCTGGGCATAGCCACTTGTTTGCTTTTATGCTGACAACCAGGGATGCAAAAAAATTATTAAAACGCGAACCAATCAATAAGGCTTTTAAACGAGTTCAGAAAAAAGCCGGATTGGTCCTGGAAAACACGGGACTATTTATAGATCTGGAAAAAAGAAACTTTGAAATTAAAAAATTGATTGAAGTCAGCCAAAAAGTCCTCTCTTCCCTTGATACACAAACTATTCTTGATTTTATATTGGATGCTTTGGCAACACTAATCTCCTACGATGCAGCTGTAATTTTCCTGCTTGATGAAGACGGAGAATCACTTAAATCTACCAGTAGCCGTGGCTATGAAAATGTAAATCCGGATATTCTTAAGTTAAAAGTGGGACAAGGTTCTGCAGGATTTGTAGTGCAAACAAAAAACATTGATTTAATTGCAAACGTTACAGATGCTGAACATTATTGTGCCGCCCGTAAAGAGACAGTTTCCCAGGTTGCCCTTCCCTTTTTATTTGATGGTTCTGTTCTTGGTGTCTTGACTTTGGAAAGTGATGAAGAAGACTTCTTTAAGCAAAACGAAGTTGAAATATTAAAAATGTTTGCTAATCTTGTGGCTGTATCAATCCACAATGCCCGCCAGGTAGAAATCCGTTTAGCAAAACAGGCATTTGAACATGAATTGATCAACGCTGCAACTGTTCAAAAAGGCCTTTTATTAAGACGTTTACCACGGATTGATAATCTTGCTATTACAGCTGAAAACACACCCAGCAAAATTGTTAGTGGTGATTTATATGATTTCCGGAAGATAAATGAAAATGCCCTCGGTGTGGCAATAGGCGATGTTGCAGGTAAAGGTGCTCCAGCTGCGTTAATGATGACACTTGTTCTTGCGGGGTTTCGCTCACAAAACAAAACGGACTCCACAACATGTGATGTTGTAAACCATATGAATGACTTGCTGACCCAGACGACAATCGAAGGAAAATATACTACTTTTTTCTACGGCATTATTCGAATGGATTTAAATAAAATTATATTTACAAATGCCGGGCACAATGCTCCAATTCTCTTAAGAAAAAATGGAGAGGTTAAATATTTAAATAAAGGTGGAATTGTTCTGGGATTTATGGACAGCCAATATTATGAACAGGAAGAAGTAGATTTTGATGAAGGCGATATTTTTATAGCTTTTACAGACGGCGTTACTGAGATTATGGACGCCAATGAAAATGAATTTGGTGAAAATAGGATTATTGAAATTATTAAAAAACATAAAGAAAAATCTGTTCACGATATTAAAGCTGCTTTATATGAATCCCTTGGTTCTTTTTCTAACTTTAAACTAAATGCTGATGATTTAACTTTGATTATTGCCAAACACGAGTAA